In Nocardioides sp., the following proteins share a genomic window:
- a CDS encoding MFS transporter: MSRSVWGYRGMPDLGVVAVTGFSGYAVLLTTAPLWAVHGGASEAGAGLVNGVLLSATVLAQLLVPRALRRWGTGPVLCVGLLLLGAPAPAYLLDEGLALNLLISGVRGAGFGILTVTGSAATAHLVPPARRGAAIGAFGLCVAIPNLALLPASVPLVERWGFTPVFLTAALPVLGVPAALRLGRALLEGGHDRPDPDEATPGRRALLAIVAPTLVLFAVTMAGGAIISFAPQFTSPGTAALALLLLGATSALSRWLIGSVADRLGARQFLAPLLGLAAVATAACAWAIHAEHAVALVAAATTLGLSYGALQNLTLVVAFASVAAHQVPAASAGWNIGFDAGTAVGSVVAGVIAATYGFPVALAVMAAGCAVAVCAVGFTRADSRGRAI; the protein is encoded by the coding sequence TTGAGCCGCAGCGTCTGGGGCTACCGCGGTATGCCCGACCTGGGCGTGGTCGCGGTGACCGGCTTCAGTGGGTACGCCGTGCTGCTCACGACCGCTCCACTGTGGGCCGTGCACGGAGGCGCCAGCGAGGCGGGCGCTGGGCTGGTCAACGGCGTCCTGCTCAGCGCGACGGTGCTGGCGCAGCTGCTGGTGCCGCGGGCGCTGCGCCGTTGGGGAACCGGGCCTGTGCTCTGTGTCGGGCTGCTTCTTCTCGGAGCGCCCGCGCCGGCGTACCTCCTCGACGAGGGCCTGGCCCTCAACCTGCTGATCTCGGGCGTACGCGGTGCGGGCTTCGGCATCTTGACGGTCACCGGCTCGGCGGCAACGGCGCATCTGGTGCCGCCGGCACGTCGCGGCGCCGCGATCGGGGCGTTCGGACTCTGCGTCGCGATCCCCAACCTGGCGCTGTTGCCCGCCTCGGTGCCCCTGGTCGAGCGGTGGGGCTTCACGCCGGTGTTCCTCACCGCCGCGCTGCCGGTGCTCGGCGTCCCGGCCGCCTTGCGCCTGGGACGAGCACTGCTCGAGGGGGGCCACGACCGGCCCGATCCGGACGAAGCGACCCCGGGCCGGCGCGCCTTGCTGGCGATCGTGGCACCTACCCTCGTGCTGTTCGCGGTCACGATGGCCGGCGGGGCGATCATCTCGTTCGCACCGCAGTTCACCAGCCCCGGGACCGCGGCGCTGGCACTGCTTCTGCTGGGCGCGACATCGGCGCTCTCGCGTTGGCTGATCGGCTCCGTGGCCGATCGACTCGGGGCGCGGCAGTTCCTGGCTCCGCTGCTGGGCCTGGCCGCGGTCGCGACGGCTGCCTGCGCCTGGGCCATCCACGCCGAGCATGCGGTCGCCCTGGTCGCTGCGGCCACCACGCTCGGGTTGTCGTACGGCGCGTTGCAGAACCTGACACTGGTCGTCGCCTTCGCCTCCGTAGCTGCCCATCAGGTGCCCGCGGCGTCGGCCGGATGGAATATCGGCTTCGACGCCGGCACCGCGGTGGGTTCGGTCGTCGCGGGGGTGATCGCCGCGACGTACGGTTTCCCGGTCGCCCTGGCGGTGATGGCCGCCGGGTGCGCGGTAGCGGTCTGTGCCGTCGGCTTCACCCGGGCCGACTCGCGCGGGCGAGCTATCTGA
- a CDS encoding citrate synthase, producing the protein MTDTTNSLTVRDNRTGQEYDIPITDGTIAAKDLGQIKVAEDEPGLATYDPGFVNTASTKSSVTYIDGDKGILEYRGYPIEQLAEKSTFLEVAYLLINGHLPSKQEHDEWVHNITYHTFVHENVKSFMHGFRYDAHPMGMMMASVAALSTFYPDARDIQDEHTREIQIIRMIAKLPTLGAWAFRHAQGKPFVYPDNDLGYTANFLSMLFKMSEQKYEADERLVRALDTLFILHADHEQNASTNAVRSVGSTQVDPYSAVSAGVAALYGPLHGGANEAVLKMLRRIGSKDNISDFMQGVKDGNERLMGFGHRVYKNYDPRAKIIKKSAEEVFEVTGTNPLLDIALELEKIALEDEYFVSRKLYPNVDFYSGLIYEAFQFPPEMFTVLFAIGRTPGWLAQWQELVTDKEQKIARPKQIYTGDRTLDFTPSSERWS; encoded by the coding sequence GTGACCGACACCACGAACTCCCTCACTGTCCGGGACAACCGCACCGGTCAGGAGTACGACATCCCGATCACCGACGGGACGATCGCCGCCAAGGACCTGGGGCAGATCAAGGTAGCCGAGGACGAACCGGGTCTGGCGACCTACGACCCGGGCTTCGTCAACACCGCGTCGACCAAGTCGTCGGTGACCTACATCGACGGCGACAAGGGCATCCTCGAATACCGGGGTTACCCGATCGAGCAGTTGGCCGAGAAGTCCACGTTCCTCGAGGTGGCGTACCTGCTGATCAACGGGCATCTGCCGTCCAAGCAGGAGCACGACGAGTGGGTGCACAACATCACCTACCACACGTTCGTCCACGAGAACGTGAAGTCGTTCATGCACGGCTTCCGCTACGACGCCCACCCGATGGGGATGATGATGGCGTCCGTCGCGGCGCTGTCGACGTTCTACCCCGACGCGCGCGACATCCAAGACGAACACACCCGCGAGATCCAGATCATCCGGATGATCGCCAAGCTGCCGACACTGGGCGCCTGGGCGTTCCGGCACGCACAGGGCAAGCCATTCGTCTATCCCGACAACGACCTGGGCTACACGGCGAACTTCTTGTCGATGCTGTTCAAGATGAGTGAGCAGAAGTACGAGGCCGACGAGCGGCTCGTACGCGCTCTCGACACGCTCTTCATCCTGCACGCCGACCACGAGCAGAACGCCTCGACCAACGCCGTACGCTCCGTCGGCTCGACCCAGGTCGACCCCTACTCGGCCGTCTCGGCCGGGGTGGCGGCGCTCTACGGCCCGCTGCACGGTGGCGCCAACGAAGCGGTTCTGAAGATGCTGCGTCGCATCGGCAGCAAGGACAACATCTCCGACTTCATGCAGGGCGTGAAGGACGGCAACGAACGTCTGATGGGCTTCGGCCACCGCGTCTACAAGAACTACGACCCGCGCGCCAAGATCATCAAGAAGTCGGCCGAAGAGGTCTTCGAGGTCACCGGCACCAACCCGCTGCTCGACATCGCGCTCGAGCTGGAGAAGATCGCGTTGGAAGACGAGTACTTCGTCTCCCGCAAGCTCTACCCCAACGTGGACTTCTACTCCGGCCTGATTTACGAGGCGTTCCAGTTCCCGCCGGAGATGTTCACCGTGCTATTCGCGATCGGGCGTACGCCGGGCTGGCTCGCGCAGTGGCAAGAGCTGGTCACCGACAAGGAGCAGAAGATCGCCCGGCCCAAGCAGATCTACACCGGGGACCGGACACTCGACTTCACACCCTCCAGCGAGCGCTGGAGCTAG
- the rplM gene encoding 50S ribosomal protein L13: MRTYAPKSADIQREWHVIDAEDVVLGRVATTAANLLRGKHKPIFAPNVDTGDFVVIVNAEKVALSGNKKTTKMAYRHSGYPGGLTATPIGEVLEKDARKAIEKAVWGMLPKNRLGRQIIKKLKVYSGPNHPHQAQKAQPFEISQVSQ, encoded by the coding sequence GTGCGCACGTACGCCCCCAAGTCCGCTGATATTCAGCGTGAGTGGCACGTGATCGACGCCGAGGACGTAGTCCTGGGCCGGGTCGCCACCACCGCCGCGAATCTGCTTCGCGGCAAGCACAAGCCGATTTTCGCCCCCAACGTCGACACCGGTGACTTCGTGGTCATCGTGAACGCGGAGAAGGTGGCGCTGTCGGGCAACAAGAAGACCACCAAGATGGCCTACCGCCACTCCGGTTACCCGGGCGGTCTGACCGCGACCCCGATCGGGGAGGTCCTGGAGAAGGACGCGCGCAAGGCGATCGAGAAGGCGGTGTGGGGCATGCTCCCGAAGAACCGCCTCGGTCGTCAGATCATCAAGAAGCTGAAGGTCTACTCCGGCCCGAACCACCCGCACCAGGCCCAGAAGGCCCAGCCGTTCGAGATCTCCCAGGTCTCCCAGTAA
- the rpsI gene encoding 30S ribosomal protein S9: MAYSSESSPAADPARPATIAPGAATGRRKEAVARVRIVPGTGQWRINGRTLDSYFPNKLHQQVVNEPFTALHLEGRFDVIARIHGGGITGQAGALRLGVARSLNAIDVESNRPTLKKAGLLTRDARAIERKKAGLKKARKAPQYSKR; encoded by the coding sequence GTGGCGTACTCCTCCGAGAGCAGCCCGGCGGCCGACCCGGCCCGCCCCGCGACCATCGCCCCCGGCGCGGCCACCGGCCGTCGCAAGGAGGCCGTCGCTCGCGTCCGCATCGTCCCTGGCACCGGCCAGTGGCGCATCAACGGCCGCACCCTCGACTCCTACTTCCCCAACAAGCTGCACCAGCAGGTCGTGAACGAGCCGTTCACCGCGCTGCACCTTGAGGGTCGTTTCGACGTGATCGCGCGCATCCACGGCGGCGGCATCACCGGCCAGGCCGGCGCGCTGCGTCTGGGCGTGGCGCGTTCGCTGAACGCCATCGACGTCGAGTCCAACCGCCCGACCTTGAAGAAGGCCGGCCTGCTCACGCGCGACGCTCGCGCGATCGAGCGCAAGAAGGCTGGTCTGAAGAAGGCCCGCAAGGCGCCTCAGTACAGCAAGCGCTGA